A single region of the Drosophila miranda strain MSH22 chromosome 2, D.miranda_PacBio2.1, whole genome shotgun sequence genome encodes:
- the LOC108157052 gene encoding disheveled-associated activator of morphogenesis 1-A-like: protein MKVKCTIWEWITEEGGDAKRKKETYEPSEHESPPKPPNFPPKPPNFPPKPNSPNSPPKPPNSPPPQTPSISPDHYIKRMPPTPKTPPKDDSGSDSEIGEWSGIVTPRHDVASVSSVRTVELIINVYGILLKAKCISLLKKVKEEPLTPGDRKIIRKAITAFYSEQNLKLTMSKFRQLVDEITELFPNEMTSNWTCGRQNRVNFYNNIQSKKYELKKKTKANRSSSNAPALTLCCHADKLTCSTCAEFTCTKCSASCNKCSQLICSSCEISKRALNLELLCNMCEKFQAPEGSKILLSCQQHISKVVPKETPNN, encoded by the exons ATGAAAGTAAAATGCACAATTTGGGAGTGGATTACAGAGGAAGGAGGAGATGCAAAACGAAAGAAAGAAACGTATGAACCCAGCGAACACGAAAGTCCACCGAAGCCACCAAATTTTCCACCAAAGCCACCAAATTTTCCGCCAAAGCCTAATAGTCCAAATAGTCCACCAAAGCCACCTAATAGTCCGCCTCCACAAACTCCCTCCATAAGTCCAGATCATTATATCAAAAGAATGCCTCCAACACCTAAAACGCCACCGAAAGACGACTCTGGCTCAGACTCCGAAATAGGAGAATGGAGTGGAATTGTAACCCCAAGGCACGACGTAGCCAGCGTGTCGTCAGTGCGGACGGTGGAGCTGATTATAAACGTTTACGGGATACTCCTTAAAGCAAAGTGTATATCACTTTTAAAAAAAGTTAAAGAGGAGCCATTGACGCCTGGAGACAGGAAGATAATAAGAAAAGCTATTACGGCGTTTTATTCGGAACAAAATTTAAAGTTAACcatgtcaaaatttcgccagcTTGTAGACGAAATAACCGAGTTATTTCCGAATGAAATGACTTCCAATTGGACCTGCGGGAGACAAAATCGTGTAAATTTCTATAACAACATACAATCAAAGAAGTATGAGCTAAAAAAGAAGACTAAGGCTAACAGGAGCTCCTCCAACGCTCCTGCTTTAACACTCTGCTGCCATGCAGACAAACTTACATGCAGCACCTGCGCGGAGTTCACCTGCACAAAATGCAGTGCATCCTGCAATAAGTGCAGCCAACTGATATGCAGCAGTTGCGAGATTTCCAAAAGAGCATT AAATCTGGAACTGCTTTGCAATATGTGCGAAAAGTTCCAAGCTCCAGAAGGGTCTAAAATTTTACTTTCGTGTCAGCAACACATTTCAAAAGTTGTGCCAAAAGAAACACCTAATAATTAG